From Stigmatopora argus isolate UIUO_Sarg chromosome 14, RoL_Sarg_1.0, whole genome shotgun sequence, the proteins below share one genomic window:
- the hapstr1a gene encoding HUWE1-associated protein modifying stress responses 1, with translation MEEKKEDGDSEIQEHGPEHWFSKWERQCLAEAEQREPSEEEADNDQDKLWHLFQNSATAVAQLYKDRVCHQQGLSLWVPFQNAATAVTNLYKESVEAHQRSFDRGIQIGHQRRNKDMLAWVKKRRRTIRREDLISFLCGKAPPHRSSRATTRLAMVAPSRANSPAETGSSVEADLQPFREAIALHGLSGAMASISVRSGPPGSPTHVSGSSGNGGGGGASSGSGALCRGRRNGLLDVDLNTFISEEMALHLDSSGSATAGGGGTARKRNSTQCADVITDSPTHKRNRMI, from the exons ATGGAAGAGAAGAAGGAAGACGGTGACTCGGAGATCCAGGAACACGGACCCGAACACTGGTTCTCAAAATGGGAGCGGCAGTGTCTGGCCGAGGCGGAGCAGAGGGAGCCGAGCGAAGAGGAGGCCGACAACGACCAGGATAAACTGTGGCATCTTTTTCAgaactctgccaccgccgtggCACAGTTATACAAAG ACCGAGTATGTCACCAACAGGGCTTGTCACTCTGGGTGCCATTTCAGAATGCAGCTACAGCAGTCACCAACCTGTACAAAG AGAGTGTTGAGGCCCACCAGCGAAGCTTCGACAGAGGCATCCAGATAGGACACCAGAGGCGTAATAAG GACATGTTGGCGTGGGTAAAAAAACGACGGAGAACTATACGCCGGGAGGATCTTATCAGCTTTCTGTGTGGCAAAGCACCCCCACACAGGAGTAGCAGGGCCACCACAAGGTTGGCCATGGTGGCCCCCAGCCGGGCCAATTCGCCGGCTGAGACCGGCTCGTCCGTTGAAGCCGACCTTCAGCCGTTCCGGGAGGCCATTGCATTGCACG GTCTAAGCGGCGCCATGGCAAGCATCAGCGTGCGCTCTGGTCCCCCGGGGTCTCCCACTCACGTGAGCGGCAGCAGCGGCAACGGAGGCGGCGGAGGGGCTTCTTCGGGCTCGGGGGCTCTGTGCCGCGGCAGGCGCAACGGCCTCCTGGACGTGGACCTGAACACTTTCATCTCCGAGGAGATGGCCCTCCACCTGGACTCGTCCGGTTCGGCCACGGCGGGGGGAGGGGGCACGGCCCGCAAACGAAACTCCACCCAGTGTGCCGACGTCATCACGGACTCGCCCACTCACAAGCGCAACAGGATGATTTGA
- the ndufab1b gene encoding NADH:ubiquinone oxidoreductase subunit AB1b yields MLGASRLLFVMASRVLHQCVRSLARPSLRLLCANLTVRAAPVPAAASLRPLSFAAASRRTRWLTQSSISPGAQCRQYGDLPPLTLETIKDRVLYVLKLYDKINPEKLQTSSHFMKDLGLDSLDQVEIIMAMEDEFGFEIPDAEAEKLMTPSEIVQYIADKKDVYE; encoded by the exons ATGCTGGGAGCCAGCCGACTTCTATTCGTCATGGCGTCCCGCGTCCTGCACCAGTGTGTCCGCTCTCTCGCCCGACCCTCACTGCGACTCCTCTGCGCCAACCTGACGGTGAGAGCCGCTCCGGTTCCCGCAGCAGCTTCCCTTCGACCTCTCTCCTTCGCCGCGGCCAGCCGGAGGACGCGCTGGCTCACCCAGAGTTCG ATCTCGCCGGGCGCTCAGTGTCGACAGTATGGGGATCTGCCTCCTCTCACGCTTGAGACAATCAAAGACCGTGTTCTTTATGTCCTCAAGCTGTACGACAAGATTAACCCCGAGAAG CTGCAGACGTCGTCCCACTTCATGAAAGATTTGGGGCTGGACAGCCTGGACCAGGTTGAGATCATCATGGCCATGGAGGATGAGTTTG GGTTTGAGATTCCTGACGCAGAAGCCGAAAAATTGATGACTCCATCGGAGATTGTACAGTACATAGCAGACAAGAAAGATGTATAcgaataa
- the dctn5 gene encoding dynactin subunit 5, whose translation MELSEILYNKAEYIETASGNKVSRQSVLCGSQNIVLNGKTIVMNDCIIRGDLANVRVGRHCVVKSRSVIRPPFKKFSKGVAFFPLHIGDHVFIEEDCVVNAAQIGSYVHIGKNCVIGRRCVLKDCCKILDNTVLPPETVVPPFTVFSGCPGLFSGELPECTQDLMIDVTKSYYQKFLPLSQI comes from the exons ATGGAGTTGTCTGAAATATTGTACAACAAAGCGGAATATATTGAGACG GCTTCTGGCAACAAAGTTAGCAGACAGTCTGTGCTATGCGGGAGTCAAAATATCGTCCTCAATGGCAAG ACAATCGTGATGAATGACTGTATCATCAGGGGAGACCTAGCAAATGTCAGGGTGGGCAGACATTGTGTGGTCAAAAGCAGGAGTGTCATTCGTCCACCTTTCAAGAAGTTCAGCAAAGG AGTGGCTTTCTTCCCGCTCCACATCGGTGACCACGTGTTCATCGAGGAAGACTGCGTGGTAAACGCGGCCCAGATCGGCTCCTACGTCCACATCGGCAAGAACTGTGTCATT GGCCGACGCTGTGTGCTGAAAGACTGCTGCAAGATCCTAGACAATACCGTTCTTCCTCCAGAGACGGTGGTACCTCCTTTTACTGTCTTTTCGGGATGTCCAG GTTTGTTTTCTGGGGAACTTCCAGAGTGCACGCAGGACCTGATGATTGATGTCACCAAAAGCTACTACCAGAAGTTTCTTCCCCTGAGCCAGATATAA